The Dokdonia donghaensis DSW-1 DNA window GATATATGCATTCCAGTCTAGTGTTTTAAACTCCTCGTGCATTTCTTGCACAGCAGCGATATAAACGTCTTTTACTTCTGGTATGATAATGTCTTTGCGCATAGCTGTAATCTGGTCAAGCGCAGTAAAGACCTATTTAATAAAGAAATGATGTTTCCCGCGACTGCGCTCGAGGGGATATTGTGACTTTAAAAAGCAGATTTAAATTGCTCTAAGAAACGTGCATCGTTCTCACTAAGCATTCTAATGTCTGAGATCTGGTGTAGTAATAGAGCAATACGATCTATACCCATACCAAATGCGAAGCCACTGTACTCTTTTGAGTCAATACCACAGTTTTCAAGTACATTAGGATCTACCATACCACAGCCCATAATCTCAAGCCATCCGGTTCCTTTTGTCATTTTGTAATCTGTCTCTGTCTCAAGACCCCAGTATACGTCTACCTCTGCACTAGGCTCTGTAAATGGGAAGTATGATGGACGTAAACGTATTTTACTTTTTCCAAACATCTCTGTAGTGAAGTACTGCAGTGTCTGTTTAAGATCTGCAAATGATACGTCTTTATCTATGTATAATCCTTCTACCTGGTGAAAGAAACAGTGTGAACGACCACTTATAGCCTCGTTACGATATACACGACCTGGAGAGATCGTACGTATAGGTGGTTTGTTATTTTCCATATATCTCACCTGTACAGATGAGGTATGTGTGCGTAATAATACGTCTGGATCTGTTTGTATAAAGAAGGTATCCTGCATATCACGCGCTGGGTGATACTCAGGAAGATTTAAGGCAGTAAAGTTATGCCAGTCATCTTCTATTTCTGGACCTTCAGAAACGTTGAATCCTATGCGAGAAAAAATATCAATAATTTGATTTTTTACAATAGAGATAGGGTGGCGTGCTCCTATCTCGATAGGTTCACCTGGACGTGATAAATCTCCGGTAGCCGTTTCTTCTTCGGCGCCTTCTAGCTTTTCTTTAAGCTCGTTTACTTTTTCAAGAGCACTCGCTTTAAGGGTGTTAATTACCTGTCCATACTCGCGCTTCATCTCATTAGGCACATTGCGAAAATCTGCCATAAAATCATTAACAAGCCCCTTCTTTCCAGAATACTTAATTCTGAACGCCTCTACCTCTTCTAAAGTTTGGGCATTAAAGGCCTTTACTTTTTCAATGTGTTCTTTGATTTTATCTAACATAATGGATGATTTTACCCTCTAAAAGGAAAGCGCAAATTTAAGAATAAAATTGGGGTGTAGCCTTAAAAAGAGCGTGCGAAAATATACACCTAGAAAATCTAAGTTTAGTACTATTAAGATTTAAGAAATAAGACCTTTTTCTAAAAAGTACTGCACGATGGCATCCTTCATAAGGATCTGTTGCTCACCAGCTTTAAGTGATGGTAAGGCTTCTAGTACTTTGTAATGTGGCCATCCATCTGGATCATCATAATCGTACTGGTAGTATCCAAAAGGTTCTAGTAAACGGCATATGGCTATATGCATCAAGTTCATCTTTTCATCCTTCTTAAAGGTTTTATCTAGTTGCCCTAGCTCTTGTATACCTATGAGATATATAATGCTGTCTAGATCCATCGCTCCCGTATCTCCCTCTGCAAAGCGGTCGGCTAGTTTTTGTACTACCGCTTCATATCTCTCTTTAAGTTGCTCGTCTCTTGCCATAAATGTGCATCATCGGGAGTTTGGTCCCGCAGTTGTGATCCTATTTTATTAAGAAAATATAGATGGGTCTTACAAGTTAAGATATCCATCAAGTGTAAGATAACAA harbors:
- the pheS gene encoding phenylalanine--tRNA ligase subunit alpha; this encodes MLDKIKEHIEKVKAFNAQTLEEVEAFRIKYSGKKGLVNDFMADFRNVPNEMKREYGQVINTLKASALEKVNELKEKLEGAEEETATGDLSRPGEPIEIGARHPISIVKNQIIDIFSRIGFNVSEGPEIEDDWHNFTALNLPEYHPARDMQDTFFIQTDPDVLLRTHTSSVQVRYMENNKPPIRTISPGRVYRNEAISGRSHCFFHQVEGLYIDKDVSFADLKQTLQYFTTEMFGKSKIRLRPSYFPFTEPSAEVDVYWGLETETDYKMTKGTGWLEIMGCGMVDPNVLENCGIDSKEYSGFAFGMGIDRIALLLHQISDIRMLSENDARFLEQFKSAF